A region of Alkalinema sp. FACHB-956 DNA encodes the following proteins:
- a CDS encoding CmpA/NrtA family ABC transporter substrate-binding protein: MSRKNLALSRRKFVLTASATAMSSILLKGCMGNPPEDQPAVSGSPTVAAGSGVKAGEEPEVKTAKLGYLPIVESAPLIIASAKGFFAKYGMTDVKVEKQANWGAARDNVKIGSGGGGIDGGQWQMPMPYLITEGIITDGAKIPMYILCQLNTQGNGIAIANKHKGKNVGLKADPKYFADLKASGNRFKAAYTFPKANQDFWIRYWLAGNGIDPDSEVDLLTVPASQTVADMKRGAMDAFSTGDPWPYRIVADDIGFISALTSELWQAHPEEYFAVRQDWADKHPKATKALLKAIMEAQQWCDDFKNRKEMTAILAQREYFGVPEKVLEEPLMGKYNLGERTIDDPQQSVLYWKDKRGSVSYPYQSHDLWFLTESHRWNFLDKGQYESAKALISKVNREDLWKQCAQEIGVPASDIPSDKSRGIEEFFDGVKFDPANPEAYLSSLKIKRV; encoded by the coding sequence ATGTCTCGGAAGAACCTAGCGCTTTCACGGCGCAAATTTGTGCTGACTGCAAGCGCTACTGCTATGAGTTCGATTCTTCTGAAGGGCTGTATGGGCAATCCGCCTGAAGATCAACCAGCGGTTTCTGGCTCACCCACCGTGGCTGCGGGTTCCGGTGTGAAAGCAGGCGAAGAACCTGAGGTCAAAACTGCGAAGCTGGGCTACCTCCCGATCGTGGAATCTGCGCCCTTAATCATTGCGTCAGCCAAAGGCTTTTTCGCTAAATATGGCATGACCGATGTCAAAGTGGAAAAGCAAGCCAACTGGGGTGCGGCACGGGATAATGTCAAAATTGGCTCCGGTGGTGGCGGAATTGATGGGGGACAGTGGCAAATGCCGATGCCCTACCTGATTACTGAAGGGATTATTACTGATGGGGCAAAAATCCCAATGTATATCCTCTGTCAGCTCAACACTCAGGGCAATGGAATCGCGATCGCGAATAAACACAAAGGGAAAAACGTTGGACTGAAGGCAGATCCAAAGTACTTTGCAGACCTCAAAGCGAGTGGCAATCGGTTCAAGGCCGCCTACACCTTCCCGAAAGCGAACCAAGATTTTTGGATTCGCTATTGGTTAGCGGGGAATGGCATTGATCCCGATTCGGAAGTGGATTTGCTAACGGTTCCTGCATCCCAAACCGTAGCGGATATGAAACGGGGGGCAATGGATGCCTTTAGTACGGGAGATCCCTGGCCCTACCGGATTGTGGCCGATGACATTGGCTTTATCTCAGCCCTCACGTCAGAATTGTGGCAGGCCCATCCAGAAGAATATTTCGCAGTGCGTCAGGATTGGGCTGATAAGCATCCCAAGGCCACAAAAGCACTACTGAAAGCCATCATGGAGGCCCAGCAATGGTGTGATGACTTCAAAAACCGGAAGGAAATGACAGCCATCCTCGCCCAGCGTGAATACTTTGGTGTTCCAGAAAAGGTGCTCGAAGAACCCCTCATGGGTAAATACAATCTGGGTGAACGCACTATCGATGATCCGCAGCAATCGGTTCTTTATTGGAAGGACAAACGAGGCAGCGTGTCCTATCCCTACCAGAGCCATGACCTGTGGTTCCTGACCGAAAGCCATCGTTGGAACTTCCTGGATAAAGGCCAGTATGAGTCTGCGAAAGCCCTGATCAGCAAGGTCAACCGCGAGGATCTCTGGAAGCAATGCGCCCAGGAAATTGGTGTCCCAGCCAGCGACATTCCCAGCGACAAATCTCGGGGTATTGAGGAATTCTTTGATGGCGTGAAGTTTGACCCCGCCAACCCAGAGGCATACCTCAGCAGCCTCAAGATTAAGCGGGTTTAG